The DNA region GCCGAGTGCCGATTCCTGAGAATGCTCCGCAGTAGCCTCACTTACATGGCGCAACAGAAATGTTGGATGAATCATATTGCTTCTAAGTATATCGTTTTCCTTTCTCTAGATTACGCGAGAACCGTTGTCTGTTTGTCTATCccatcaaaaacaaaaactccTTTTTCCTTGTTGCCGGGTATTGCATTATTATCCTCCAGAGCCATACTCGCCATTATTACCATGCAGATTCTCACCGAGACAAATCCTCACTGCTACTAGACTGcaactcttcctcctcctcctcctcttcctccccctcatcacctGTCACTTCCTTCTTCTTAGGCTTCCAAGCCGGAACATCCTCACACCCCTCGGGAACCCGACAAACACCCCTCACATCACACGTCTTCCACAaaacctccttcacctccctaAACACCTGCTCCGGCGCATCCATCGCCCAAATCACATCCAAATGCTCATACCCCGGAATGACCTTCTGatgcaccacctccacatatggctccctccccctctcaaacCGCCTCAGCAACTttttcccatccaccaaatcatcatcccccgccACCCAAAGCGCAAAAGGCGGCGCCCTCTCATCATACCAAGCCGtgctccccttcctcctcctccccttttttctttccctcccccccccaccaccatcagccatATCCCTATCTACCTcgcccaaaaccccctcttccccaacctccccatcctccctctcctcagcCCTCCACTCCTCCTTCGTGCTCAGTATGCACTTCTGCCTAGCAAagcactccctccccaaccaccacctcataCTCTCGCTACTGACAAAAACCGGCGCAAACCTGAACATCCTgtccctcaaccccctatcccacctcccatccccccacccaaacaAGAAGCCGAAAACCTTGTACCCCAACCAGCCATACACCCTCCCGTTTAGTCGCCTGTGCATCTCCATCATGAACGGAATAAACGCGTGAATCCCAAAAAAGACCCTGAAAAACCCCGGGCTTATGACCCTCATGAATTTAAAATACATCTTCCCAATCAACGGCCCCGCATACGCCGCCGGAGCCAACCCGCAAAAAACCGTTATTCTGTCTCCGAGGTCAGGTCGCTGCTCTTTTGCCAGCGCGACCAGGGCTTGCGTCGTGCCCTGCGAGTGGCAGATCAGTCCTATTTTTGAAAACCCCGTCTCGTAGCACACACGGGAGATCAAAGCCGGGAGGTCAAAGACGCCCATTTGGCGGATGTTCCAGGCCCACATCCTCGGGTCGGAGTACTTCAGCAGTGTGTGCTTTGGCGTGAAACCGCAGCGGTTGTTGCCCAGCCAGACGTCATACCCTGCCTTGGCGAGTAGAAAAGCCAGGGAGTCGTCATCGTTGACGCAGTACGCCCCCGAGGATTGCAGTAAGCCGTGGATCAACAGCACCGGGAACCTcgctggagaggatgggggtttcCTCGGGGGTGTGAAGGTCTCCGGGCCGCGATGGGCACGTTCGCAAGCCGGCAAGGGGGTGTGCTCCTTCGGATCGTAGACATGCCAGAGGTCGATGAGGAAACCGTCTTCCGTCTGGACTTCAAAGGGTTCGATATCGAGGCCTACTCTTCTGGCGTAGTAGGCTGGGTCGCAGACCAAGGGGTCGGGGCCGCCTTCGGTGGGGGGGTAGGGGGTTTTACCTGATGGGCGGTGGCCGGATAAccaggcttcttcttgccgttTCCTGATCTCGGCCCGGCGGGTTTCTTCCTTGTAAAAGGGGCGGGAGGAAGCGTCGGGGTTGCGAAGCGTGACGAGTCGCCAGAGGTGTTGGACCGAGGGGCCGATGGAGGTGAATAGCGcgccgaggacgatgacaGCTAAGAAaccgagggagaggaagaaggaggtgaaTCGGAAGATGAGACACTGGATGTGGGTCATAAGGGAAGGGAAACCGTATAAAGGTAGAGGGGGGAACAAGGGGTTGGTGTGGGATGGTGGCATCGACCTTTTGAGGCTGGCGTCGGTCGGTCttttgtttggggaggtgcCATTTTGCTGCTGGGAGAGGGCAATGGCTTTTTCTTCGTTGGGGGATTGGattgtgtggtggtgggttggttcGAGTTGTGTTGCGAGTTCTTCTCGCAAGACGTTGAGCTTGTGAGCTTCCTGGACCGGGACGGTTGGGAGCCGGTGGCCGTCGGCTGTTACTATCACCGTGTCGTGGGGGGTTACGAATTGGGCTTCGACCGCGATGGCGTCGTGGTTGCCTTGTtctggtgggaggagagagagcttTTCTGATTGCTCGGCGAACTCGACGGCTGTTTTGGCGAGTTCGTTTTCGTCTATGGCgcctggtggtgaggactgGGTGAGGGTTGCTTGGACAGCCATGGctgaaggtgagggtggctTGGTCTCCCTCTGAACGGGGAATATATTGCTGATATCATACAGGTTGAACCGATTGGAAAGAAAATACCGTCGTGATAGTACAACAACAGGTGTCTAGATCTTGAAGAAACCGCCCGTCTCACaaacagaagaaaaaacatCAATGAGACTCGAGGCATGCCATACTCCATCCCCACATGCCAGACGTCATTTGTGGCTGCAGTTACTAAACGGGACAAAAACGGTCTCGTTCCGGAGAAACCAGCCACTGTCGACAAGactttcccccctcttgCGATCGAAACTGAAAAGGATAAACCATCCACATCGAGCAAAAGGCAGGGTCACAAACAAGCTTCTTGTCATGACATGGAAAGATGGATGTCGAGGGAAAACATAACCCCCTGCGTCACCATGCAGCTGGGAGCATGGGCGCGGGGGGTTGACAGGGCCTTGCGATTGGTTTAGGTCTTTTTCAGGCATGTGAAGATCGCTGATCACAGTGGGGCTCTGCTGGGTGGGTGGCTGACAGTACAACCCTTGGGCTTGGGACTTGGGATGAACCTGaaccgtcaccaacaacaacaactggaAAATATTTCCCATGGACAAGAAACCTGAATGATCGAGAGGTCGTGACTGCTATTCGTTCTCCCAAAGATTGGCATAGATGTCGTGCATAATGAGGCAAGTGACCACAAGTGACCCGGAACACTGGGTACCTGTCTGTTGAACTGAACATTGGACGTCTGGCAGGCTGGCACGAAAGAGCAAGACATATCATGGTGTGAAAAGTAAAAGACCAACCCGACAAGCCTATTTTCGTAGCATCATGCCGTTCTTCTAGCCTAGACACTACATACGTGAACCCAAAGagaagggttagggttaccCTAGTCCCGGCTGGGTAAGCGGATCCGCGAATAGCCAATGCCATATGCCGAGGTGAAAGGAAGCCGAagccacaccaccagctgctgctgggttcaccaccaccaaaacaggcGGGTCTACTTTCGCGCTGAGAGTCTCCTCGAATGCTTTAAACCCCAGAGGCCATTGGGTGTTCCTAGTCAGCAGCTGCATTGCTCTGCTACCTCCTCATTCTCAAATAACCATCATCTAATTTTTCCCAACCACAGCTCCCGAAACCGTTCATGTACCTTGCTGGACCGCCCCTACCCTACCCACACCACGACACCACGCGACGCTCGGAAGCCATAACCCCCACGACAACGTCGCACCGCGCGAACTTCCAACCATGGCAGCAGCTTCAGAAGTAAGAGGAGCAAACAAGAGACGGGTCCGTCGACGCAGACAGGACAAGCCAGCGCTGGCGGCGCGTTTGGTGCTTGATGACCATGTCAAGAGTGATGTGGGCATTGTGTCGGAGGACTTGTACGCAGAGTTGTTTCCGCATTTGCAGCATGGTTGGTCTCCTGTCTTTTCTATACTGACTTGTCAAGCTGTTGATCCAGTGCTAACATTATCTTTTGCTACCACAAAGCccacgaagacgaagaccaccacccccctccccgccctttCGTCcacatcgccatcgcccCCTGGGCACCAACCGCCACCCCCGAAGCCATCAACTGGTCAATCGTCCCCGTCACAAAATCCTCGGCCCTCGCCCCAAACACCGTCCAGTttgccccctcctccctcgccctccagtCCTtcgccatcaacctcaagcAAGTCGCGCCCTCGCGCCTGtccagccacagcagcagaagcggCATTGAGATTTTGGTTCTAGACGTCACCGCGATCGCCCTCGACACCGTGTTCGTCAGCCTAGAAGGGGAACTAGCCAACCGACTAGAGAACGGCGAGGGCACCTTCTTCAGagaccaccccccctccaaggGCAAGGTCACCTCCTCCGCGGGCGGcgcaacccccacccccgaggaCCGTCTCACGGCTGCGTTGCGCACGGCGCTTGATACGCTAAAGGTGGTTCACACGGGGGATATGTTCCCGCTgccactcccccctcaccccgtCACCCACATCCCGCCCAACCCCGGCAGGATTGCACTGTGCGAGCCCGTCGGTCAGGGGATTCTCGCGCCTAGTACCAAGATTATCGTCTCGCGCGGGAGGATTCACTCCAAGCACAACCGCTCGTCTGCTCCACCGATGCCAAACACCCGGATTGGTGGCgtgaccgaggaggatgaggatacGTCCAATGATCAGTTTTACTCGGCAGCTGAGGAGGGCGCTCGCACAGATGCccgggtggaggaggacggggacACCGAAACCGAagtggaagaggacgaggacgaagaggaagatgcatTGTCAGACGACTCGATGGACGAGATGATCTCCCTCCAGGCTCCCAGCCTGACCTCTGCCATCACAAGCGGCATCGGCacgcccaccaccattggGGGTCGAGGCCGTAAGACCAACGGCATGAGCAGCGCTGTCTCTGTCTTTTCCAGCTTCACCGCCACAACCGCCCGACCCGACCGTCCCCGCGGTAGGCTGTTCAAAGCGCACGGTCTAGTCCAGCCTGTGCCTCCTGAGGTCCTGCATCCGAAACCTGCTcccgaagatgatgaagaagcgCGGATCTACGTCGACGTGAGGGATCTTCCCCGGATTGGGTGTTTTTCGGGGGATTGGGTCAGGGTTGAGGCGGCGCAGGAGCCGCCGTCGAACGGGTTTGGGCAGTTTGGGCTGGGGAGCTTTGTTGACGCCAGCCCTGATGAAATCCAGTGGAGACCGGCGAGGGTGTATGGGTTGCCGGAGGGGTATTCGTCCAGGCCTGTGGCACGAGTGCCGAGCTCGAAacaggaggggaggaggatgtcgttTTTCGAGAGCCAGGTtcagaagggggggggcgggACGGGGCCGGGGGTGTATGCCTCGCCTATATTTCTGGCGAACCTGGAGGGGCCGGCTTATTTGAGGGTGGCGCCCATTcaaaggggtgggggagggcgtGCGGGGatcaaggggaagaagacaaCGCAAggggtggcggcggtgcttcagccgccggcggcgaaggaggtgatTTTGCAGCATGTCAGGAcgccggtggcggtggagagggatgtACAGACTGCCGTGATGGCGGGGCTGAAGTTTTGGTttgagaggaggttgagggtggtgaaggggggggatcTGATTGCTGTGCCGATTGATACGCAGCTTGGGAGGACGCTGCAGGAGGGGACGATGAcgggtggtggggaaggggaaagtgCGGTCGATGACGTGCTGGGGTTGATTGCCTCGAGGAGGACAGaccaccacagcctcaaGTATGACGAGGTGGCGTGGTTTAGAGTTGGGCATGTGTCGGCTGCGAAGCAGGAAGTTGGTGCGGAgacgatgggggaggaggaggaggaggaggaggatcccTGGGGGGGGGTGGCTTGTGTGGATATCTCGCTGGCGCATTTGGAGCAGACGGGGTCGACGACGAGTCGGATTCCGGGGATTGCGGGTAGTACTTGGAGGTATTATCTTGGGATTGATAGGTTGCCCAGACAGCCGTCCTCTCACGCCGGCAGCCCGTTGGTGATTGCGCCGGAGAGGACGGCGGCTGTCTCCCCTCTGAGGAGGAAActgagggagttgatggctgctgctactAGCAAGCCGGCGCTTCATCTCAAGATGCCACCCGTGGCTATCCTTCTTGTCTCTACCCAGCGCGCCATCGGGAAAGCCTTCACCGCGTCGCAAGCCTGCGCCGATGTTGGGCTGCACACCTTTGCCGTTGACGCTTACGACATCGTCAACGACTCCGGCGCTGGCGGGAGCGACGTCAAGACTGCTGGGTTTTTGACATCGAGGGCGGAAAGAGCGATGAGCTGCGGCCCGGATTGCTGCGCGCTGCTGATTAGGCATATTGAAGCTCTGACGGCGGACAGGATGGTGACCAGCATCAGGGAGGTGCTCCAAGATGCGAGGGTGCTGATCGCCACCACGAccgaggtggagaaggtgcCTGATGGGATTAGGGCGCTGTTTACGCACGAGCTGGAGATGACTGCGCCCgacgagggagagagggaggcgattCTCAGGACTATTCTGGACAACCAGGGTGTTGCTCTCGACCCCGAGGTTGAGCTCGGCGGGATAGCGCTCAAGACTGCTGCGCTGGTGGCGGGGGatttggttgatgttgtcgagcGAGCCCTGGTTGCCCAGAAGGCGAGGCTGGAGGCCTTGTCGGCAAAGGCGTCCAAGAACGAGGGCGTGCCTGTCACGGTCCGGGACGTGAAAGTAGCTGGTGGGCCGGCGGCGCAGGGGCTGACAAAGTCTGACTTCGAGGTTGCGGTCGAGGCGGCACGGAAGAACTTTGCGGATGCGATTGGGGCGCCCAAGATCCCGAATGTGACTTGGGATGATGTGGGCGGGTTGAATAATgtgaaggaggcggtgacgGAGACGATCCAGCTGCCGCTGGAGAGGCCGGAACTGTTCGCcaaggggatgaagaagaggtctGGCATCTTGTTTTATGGTCCGCCTGGAACGGGCAAGACGCTGCTTGCAAAGGCGATTGCGACGGAGTACAGTTTGAATTTCTTCAGTGTCAAGGGGCCCGAGCTGTTGAACATGTATATCGGTGAGAGCGAGGCTAATGTGCGGAGGGTGTTTCAGCGGGCGAGGGACGCGAGGCCGTGTGTGGTTTTCTTTGACGAGTTGGACTCGGTGGCGCCGAAGAGGGGGAACCAGGGAGATAGCGGTGGTGTGATGGATCGGATTGTCAGTCAGTTGCTGGCGGAGCTGGACGGGATGAgcgggggggatgaggatgcggggggggtgtttgtgGTGGGAGCGACAAACAGGCCGGATTTGCTGGACCAGGCGCTGTTGCGGCCGGGGAGGTTTGACAAGATGCTTTACTTGGGGGTGTCGGATACGCATGAGAAGCAGATGAAGATTATGGAGGCGCTGACGAGGAAGTATGTATTCCCCACCTTCACCTACCCGATAATGGTTGCTAACGACGATGTGAAAGattcaccctccacccctcaGTCTCCCTCCGCAACGTCGCCGAGCGGTTGCCGTTCACTTACACCGGCGCCGACTTTTACGCCCTCTGCTCAGACGCCATGCTCAAGGCTGTTACGAGACAGGCTGCCCTCGTTGATAAGAAGGTCAAGGCTATCAACACGGAACGCCAAGCGCAGAATCAACCTGAGATCACCACCGCTTACTTCTTTGACCACTTCGCCACGAAAGAAGACGTTGCGGTCATGGTGACGGAGCAAGACTTCCTTGACGCACACAGTGAGCTTATTCCCAGCGTCAGTGctggggagctggagcaTTACGAAAAGGTCAGGGCTACgtttgagggggtgaaggacaagaaggagacgaCGACGCAGCAGGACCAGCAGCAAAACGGGAGGTTGGCTgtggggaagaggagtgCCAGTGATCGGGGTGTGGTTGTGCATAGGGGTaaggggaaaggaaagggcaAGGCGGTGGCGAcggggagtgaggaggatgagtttgatgatggggagggggtgaatggtggtgggtatagggataaggggaaggggaaggcgattgatgttggtggtgggagtggtgcgCCGTTtggggggcaggggcaggatgatgacgaggggtTGTATGACTGATATGAGGAGATATTTTGTTTATATTGTACAGAAGGGGTTACAAATGGGAAATAATACATgttttttgattttttttttcgactGTGAAATGAAAAGCACATGTGATATTTATAGCGACTGTctcctcaccaacatggACTGAAAAGCATCTGACATGGAAAAGTAAACCATATACACCATGCAGGCAGGCCTTCCTTGCTACAGCACATATCAAATCACCTAGTTAAACCGAAACTatcaaacaccaacctcacctccgAAGAACCCAAACTCTCAACACATTATCAACCCACGAATCAAACATGTCCGTATttacttcttctcctctggcTTCTTGTCATTTTCACtactctcctcctcctcctcctcctcctcactgcTTTCCTCCTTAAtcgcctcggccttctccactgcctcaatctcctccttgctcaCCCTCTCAATCGGGCTCCCATGCAAGTTCGTCACGGGCGGGTCCACGTCCTTGGGCAGACTCCCCTTCCAGCTCGTGGTCGTAGGGCTCTGAATCGTGGTCTCAATCGTTTTATCATCAGAGCTCTTCCACCCCGTGCTCGTCGGGCTCTGCAATCCCGCTGGAGTCTCCTCTTTCTtgctttccttcccctcgtTCTCCTGCACCTTTGCactagcagcagcagccttgatcCTCAACGCATTCAGCTGATTCTTTTTCGCTTTTTGCGCAGCTTCTTCGACGATGGAGCGGATTGGCAACGAGGCAGGATGTTGCGGCGCGGGAGTGGTGGCCTTGACCGGGTTCTGAGGAGCCACCGGTGGAAGGGCaggtttggaggtggtgactgGTTTTTGGAcgatggggggaggggcggcggatttggaggggatggtgaagtCGTCGTAGTAAATTTGGACGTGTTGTTTGAGTTCGCCGTATTCGTTCCATTCTTCGATTTCTACTAGGTCCTACACATGGGGGTtaggtggggggagggggtgttgagggtgtggtatgggaaaagggggggcagAAGGGGGACGaacgccgaggacgaggcctTCTTGGACTAGGCCGGGGATCTTTCTCTGGCGGCCCGAGGCGTCTTTGCCTGCGCGGCGGCCCCAGAGCATGCGCGCTTTCTCGTCGACGGCGATGTCGATTGCTTTGAAGGGGACGCGGTTGGCGCGGAGGATGGTCTCAAGgcgggaggtggcggtgacGATGTGGGAGGAGCCGGCTGTGAGGGAGGTGTAGATGTAGAGGGCGGGATCGGTTGAGTAGGTCTGCGGTGCTGCCGGCGCCGCCGTGGCCGGGGCGCTGCTTTCGGAGGCCATGATGGAGGttgtttgtggtgttgttttgtttcgcTACGACACCGAGCAACAAGGGGGGGAAGCTTctttgttggttgggtgatgttgttgtttatAACAGGTATGGGGAGATGATGCAATTAGACCAACTCTCGGTTGTCGCGGCCCCAGGCacaaggggaggggggttcgATCAGGTCGGGGGTGTCGTGTTGATCGAAGGGGTCCTGAGCTGTTGCGGGGTACACGCgaaagtggaggaggggtaaGATGACGGTCTGTCGTCAACGTCAACGAAACTGCCCGTATAAAGACTCTCAACTGATGAAGGTTGTTTCCTTCGGGTTGCAAAGGTGAACCCACTTAAAGAAGAGAAATGTCAAAGAATGAAGAGCTCAAACACCCCAGAGTTGTCACAATAGATGGGATGAAACAAGGGGTCCAACGGAAACCCCGCGATAGGACGGCATGCCTCACTCGGGGTCTCGGGCCACATCGAGATTGATTGTATCCTTTGGCTGCCGTTTGCATCTCATGGGCCATCGCGAAAACCTCTGGATGATCTCTCAGAATGCTGTTCTTTGATGCAACCGGGACAGAGGAACTCCCACTGGCAAACAAGCCCACGGCTCAGCTTATATCCGAGACCAAGACTGTggccttctcatcatcaactggtCTAATAAGCTCTTGTGATgcttgttggtgacgatggcTGCATAGCGGGTAGTTAGTCCATCCCAAGACAACGAATTGCCGCAGGGCCTCAAAGAAGCTGAATGCCTCGACAGATTCAGCTGCATGCCGGCCCTTGCCAGAACCGGCGTTTCtccggtgatgatggagctaTATAGATTGTCAGTGTGGTTGTGAGTGGTGAGATGGAGTGGGAGACATCTGACAGAGTCTGCATGCCATCTCCAGTCGATTTCTTCTCGAATTTCACAATGTGTTTGATCGGCCTCTTGATTCCTGTACTCGGCCCTAGAAAGAGATCACCAAAGCACAAGCGCAAGCCCGAAAGAAGACAGCATCAAATATACGACGATCTCGAAAAGTCATCACCGCCATATCAAGACGCCAACGAGTACAGAGACCTAGCTCCAGCGGCTGACCACACCGAGCCACGAGTATATGCAACACTCGAAGAAGACTTTCTGGCATGTGAGCAAATCCGACACAAGGAACGTGTACGACTGCTTGGTGAAATCGAAAGGGAGATGGACAAGCTGGAGAGAGAATATGACCGGCGACAGCTATTCGAGCCtagtcttcttccacttgcAAATTCCTCTACGACAGCAGAACAAAAAGTGCTGGTTGAACAAGACAGGCGGGTGACCAGCAACGATGCCTCGTACTACCAGGATACTCCCACCTGCCACTGCTATGTCTGCCACAACCTTCGCCGATACAGCAGACAATAGCCAACAGCATCCGAGTCTGGACGTCATTTGACCGGCGGGGTGGAGGCAAAGCCCGGAGGCCGGAACCGGACCATCGGATGCGGAGGGTTCGTGGATCTTCCCGGCCTCGCGAGCGGCCTTCTTCCCTGACAGCTGGAGTTCGGATGGGATAAAGTTCGGATGGGATAAAGTTCGGGCGGTTCTTTGTTGTGCTCCGGCTGGTTGTCCGGGAAGGGATTCCCGCTGTGTATCAGGAAGCCCTTGCTACGGATTTCTTGGGACGGGCTCAGAGTCAGGGTCTGGCTGGCTGGATTCGGGAGAAATTGGAAAGGCATTTCGGCTTATAACCCCTCATGATAGCTTCGTTTCTGCTCATTGTTATCAACAAGAACCATGTCATCTCCTTCCTGATTCTGGAGCCTTGACCCCAGATCTCGGTGGACCAGCATTTTAAACGGAGATTGAAAGGGGGGTTCTTGAGCAAGTGGTTGCCCGTGGGCCCGTGGGTGTCCCCTGTTGGAGTTCCACCAGCGAAATAACCTTCTGCCAAGACCCATCGCGGCTCGAACTCCCCATTTCCCATCTTCAATCAAGCCACTTAATTTGACGCTGGGTTTCAGGCCCATGACGCTGAGGTCTTTTCTGCGTCTTTTCCATGCGGGGAACCCGACTCAAGAAGATTCTGGACTGCATGTCGTGATTCTGGAAGCGGTGGTgagatgaagacgatgtgGGAATCCGTCTATACGACAGCAACAAATTCCAATAGAGCATGCTGTGCGCGCCCGCAATCTGCCCTGGTGGTCGCACAACTGCCGGTGAGAATGGTGATCAGCTAACGGCCAGCGACCAGCCGAAAGGCCTGTTGGGCGTCTTCTATTTATTATTCGGAGTTTCCCTCGGCTGCCTGTGGCGGTGTCGACGCCCTCTCATGCTCTCGGAATAGTATGGCGCAACATCTCGATACGAGTGATGTCAGGCTGACAGACTGTGAGCAATACTGTAAAAATATTgttaaaaaaataaaaaaaataaaaaatccaaaaaaaatcTGCAGTTTTCCTGCATGCTGAAAGCGACGTGGCAAGACGTGGAGAAAGGGAATCATGATCTGAGTGAGTTGTTGATCGTCGGGCCAAGCCGTCGACCGTTCTCTTGGGCAGGGAATGGTAACGCTGCCAAGCGGGAGGTCCACCTCGTCCAAACTGGTTGGCTGCCGTTGAACTCCCCCTCTCTGTTCCTGCATATGGGATGTCACCCAGC from Podospora pseudoanserina strain CBS 124.78 chromosome 1, whole genome shotgun sequence includes:
- a CDS encoding hypothetical protein (EggNog:ENOG503NUG6; COG:I; MEROPS:MER0209266) codes for the protein MAVQATLTQSSPPGAIDENELAKTAVEFAEQSEKLSLLPPEQGNHDAIAVEAQFVTPHDTVIVTADGHRLPTVPVQEAHKLNVLREELATQLEPTHHHTIQSPNEEKAIALSQQQNGTSPNKRPTDASLKRSMPPSHTNPLFPPLPLYGFPSLMTHIQCLIFRFTSFFLSLGFLAVIVLGALFTSIGPSVQHLWRLVTLRNPDASSRPFYKEETRRAEIRKRQEEAWLSGHRPSGKTPYPPTEGGPDPLVCDPAYYARRVGLDIEPFEVQTEDGFLIDLWHVYDPKEHTPLPACERAHRGPETFTPPRKPPSSPARFPVLLIHGLLQSSGAYCVNDDDSLAFLLAKAGYDVWLGNNRCGFTPKHTLLKYSDPRMWAWNIRQMGVFDLPALISRVCYETGFSKIGLICHSQGTTQALVALAKEQRPDLGDRITVFCGLAPAAYAGPLIGKMYFKFMRVISPGFFRVFFGIHAFIPFMMEMHRRLNGRVYGWLGYKVFGFLFGWGDGRWDRGLRDRMFRFAPVFVSSESMRWWLGRECFARQKCILSTKEEWRAEEREDGEVGEEGVLGEVDRDMADGGGGGRERKKGRRRKGSTAWYDERAPPFALWVAGDDDLVDGKKLLRRFERGREPYVEVVHQKVIPGYEHLDVIWAMDAPEQVFREVKEVLWKTCDVRGVCRVPEGCEDVPAWKPKKKEVTGDEGEEEEEEEEELQSSSSEDLSR
- the PEX6 gene encoding peroxisomal assembly protein (COG:O; BUSCO:EOG09260VTN; EggNog:ENOG503NVEI); translated protein: MAAASEVRGANKRRVRRRRQDKPALAARLVLDDHVKSDVGIVSEDLYAELFPHLQHAHEDEDHHPPPRPFVHIAIAPWAPTATPEAINWSIVPVTKSSALAPNTVQFAPSSLALQSFAINLKQVAPSRLSSHSSRSGIEILVLDVTAIALDTVFVSLEGELANRLENGEGTFFRDHPPSKGKVTSSAGGATPTPEDRLTAALRTALDTLKVVHTGDMFPLPLPPHPVTHIPPNPGRIALCEPVGQGILAPSTKIIVSRGRIHSKHNRSSAPPMPNTRIGGVTEEDEDTSNDQFYSAAEEGARTDARVEEDGDTETEVEEDEDEEEDALSDDSMDEMISLQAPSLTSAITSGIGTPTTIGGRGRKTNGMSSAVSVFSSFTATTARPDRPRGRLFKAHGLVQPVPPEVLHPKPAPEDDEEARIYVDVRDLPRIGCFSGDWVRVEAAQEPPSNGFGQFGLGSFVDASPDEIQWRPARVYGLPEGYSSRPVARVPSSKQEGRRMSFFESQVQKGGGGTGPGVYASPIFLANLEGPAYLRVAPIQRGGGGRAGIKGKKTTQGVAAVLQPPAAKEVILQHVRTPVAVERDVQTAVMAGLKFWFERRLRVVKGGDLIAVPIDTQLGRTLQEGTMTGGGEGESAVDDVLGLIASRRTDHHSLKYDEVAWFRVGHVSAAKQEVGAETMGEEEEEEEDPWGGVACVDISLAHLEQTGSTTSRIPGIAGSTWRYYLGIDRLPRQPSSHAGSPLVIAPERTAAVSPLRRKLRELMAAATSKPALHLKMPPVAILLVSTQRAIGKAFTASQACADVGLHTFAVDAYDIVNDSGAGGSDVKTAGFLTSRAERAMSCGPDCCALLIRHIEALTADRMVTSIREVLQDARVLIATTTEVEKVPDGIRALFTHELEMTAPDEGEREAILRTILDNQGVALDPEVELGGIALKTAALVAGDLVDVVERALVAQKARLEALSAKASKNEGVPVTVRDVKVAGGPAAQGLTKSDFEVAVEAARKNFADAIGAPKIPNVTWDDVGGLNNVKEAVTETIQLPLERPELFAKGMKKRSGILFYGPPGTGKTLLAKAIATEYSLNFFSVKGPELLNMYIGESEANVRRVFQRARDARPCVVFFDELDSVAPKRGNQGDSGGVMDRIVSQLLAELDGMSGGDEDAGGVFVVGATNRPDLLDQALLRPGRFDKMLYLGVSDTHEKQMKIMEALTRKFTLHPSVSLRNVAERLPFTYTGADFYALCSDAMLKAVTRQAALVDKKVKAINTERQAQNQPEITTAYFFDHFATKEDVAVMVTEQDFLDAHSELIPSVSAGELEHYEKVRATFEGVKDKKETTTQQDQQQNGRLAVGKRSASDRGVVVHRGKGKGKGKAVATGSEEDEFDDGEGVNGGGYRDKGKGKAIDVGGGSGAPFGGQGQDDDEGLYD
- a CDS encoding hypothetical protein (EggNog:ENOG503P4XB; COG:S); this translates as MASESSAPATAAPAAPQTYSTDPALYIYTSLTAGSSHIVTATSRLETILRANRVPFKAIDIAVDEKARMLWGRRAGKDASGRQRKIPGLVQEGLVLGDLVEIEEWNEYGELKQHVQIYYDDFTIPSKSAAPPPIVQKPVTTSKPALPPVAPQNPVKATTPAPQHPASLPIRSIVEEAAQKAKKNQLNALRIKAAAASAKVQENEGKESKKEETPAGLQSPTSTGWKSSDDKTIETTIQSPTTTSWKGSLPKDVDPPVTNLHGSPIERVSKEEIEAVEKAEAIKEESSEEEEEEEESSENDKKPEEKK